Below is a genomic region from Streptomyces sp. NBC_00461.
TCATGACCTGGTTCTGGGCCATGGCCCCTCACTTTCGGGTCGGGCGATTTGCGTACTTTCCTCATGATGTGTATGGCGGCCGCGAAGTGGTGGACCTGAGCCCGTGGCGCGTCGAAGTTCGGATGAACACCACTCCATGAGCCCAAAGGGCAGGAAATAATAAGAATCAGGGTCAAAATAACCCTCAGTGAGGGTGTGATCACCGTCAGATCGGAGCGGTGAGCTCCGGTTCTACTGCGGTCCAGCGGACGGGAGTTGGGGGGCCCAGGTAGGTCACCGATCGGTATCGGTCGGTGTGTATAGTCGGGCGCCAGAGGTCCCATACGTCAAGGAAAGACGAGGTCGCGCGGTGAAGAAGCTTCTCCTGGTCGCACTGGCCGCCATCGGCGGGCTCCTCGTGTACCGCCAGATCCAGGCGGATCGCGCCGAGCAGGATCTGTGGACGGAGGCGACTGACTCCGTGCCCACGGGTTCGTGAGTATCGACAGCGGAATCTGAACAGACCCCGGCCGTCTTTGCGGTCGGGGTTTTGTGTTGCGCGGATGAGGCGCGACGTCGCGGGGCAGGATGGGCCACGTCCAGCGGTCCGGGCGACGACGAGGGGTGGCGCGTGATGGGGCGGCGTACGGCGTGGTGGCGTGCGAGGGCATGGCGCGGTCGTCCGTCTGCACGCCTGCGCGTGGCGGCCGTGGCAGCGGTGCTGTGCACGGCGGCGGTGCCCGCGTCGTGGCCGGTCGACGCCGCCGCGGCAGCCGCGAGCCCGAGCTCCGACGGCCCCTCCGCTGCCTCCACCTATGCCTTCGCGGAGGGCGCCCGGTCCGTCGTCGGGGCGGCCGGTACCGCGGACGCCCAGCGCATCGAGGCCGGCACGACGTACCGGAGCTCCCTCTCCAAGGGTGCGAAGGTCTACTACAGCCTTGAACTCGATGCCGCATCGAACACGTACGTCTCCGCCACCGCCGTGCCGCGCCCGGGTGCCAAACTCTCCGTCACCGACGGCATCAGGGTGTCCGTCGAGGACACCGACAGCCACTCGTGCTCCTACGAGAGCGCGACGTTCGGCGCCGCCATGAGCCCGCACCCCATCACGGCGTGGGGCGCCCGCACGACCTCTCCGGCCAGTCCCGTCTGCCAGGGCGCAGGCACGTACTACGTCGTCGTCGAGCGCGTCGGTACGGTCGGCTCCTCGTCCGGCGCCTGGGACCTGGAGCTCACGACCGCCACCGAACCGGCACTGAAGAAGGCCGGGTCGACCAGCTCGCCCGAGGTGTGGGACTCCGCCTCGCCCACTCCTCTCCCGGGCCAGGCCAAGCACAGCCAGGGCGGCGCGGGTTTCAGCAGGGCGACCGCCGTGGGGCAGGGCGTCTGGCGCGCCGACATCTCGCCCGGGCAGACGCTCTTCTACAAGGTCCCGGTCGACTGGGGCCGACAGCTGTCCGCCACCGCCGAACTGGGCAGCGGCGACGGCGGCGGTCAGGGCTACGCGATCGACGCCCTCGCCATGTCGCTCTACAACCCCGTGCGCGCCGACGTCGCAGAGGCGAGCGTCGGCTATGACGGCAAGCAGAAGTCCGCCTCTCTCGCGCCGCTGCCGCCTGTCGAATACGCCAATCGTTACGCCGCCACCGCCCCCGTGAACGTCATGCAGTTCGCCGGCTCCTACTACCTCGCGGTGCACCTCGCCGCAGGGGTGGCCGAGGACTTCGGCGACGGGCCGTTCGGGCTGACGCTGCGTGTGCGGGTCGATGGGGCGGCGCAGGACGGTCCCGGGTACGCGGGGCAGCCCGTGCCGCCGAACGTCTTCGAGGTCACCGCCCAGGACCGGGAGGCGGCAGCGGAGGGAGGTTCCGCAGGCGGCGACGCCGCGATGAAGGCGGTTGCCGCGGGTGGGATCGGGGCGGGCACGCTGGTGCTCGTCGTACTCGGCCTGTGGACGGTCACGGCCCGGCGGAGGGCACGGGGGGTCGTGTGAGCTCCTTCGTCTCGCGATCAGGGTCTCGTTGAGGCGGTTCGTCTCGCGGATCAAAGGCGCGATGGGGCGGTTCGTCTTGCGGGTCGGTGTCCGGGGGACGGTTCAGACGCGGGTCAGCGCCCAGAACCCCACGGCGTAGCAGGCCAGCGCGAGAAGCAGGAGCGGGATCGCCACCTTCGCGGGTGGGCCGGGACGGCGTGCGGGGCGGGCGCGGTGGTTGCGGCGCGTGGTCTCCTGCGGGATTCCCTGCGCGGAAGGCGGAACCTGCGGGGCCTGGGCGGTGTACGTAGCAGTAGAGGTATCAGCGCGTTGGTGCGGCGGCGGGGGCAGGGCCTGGCCGGGGTGCAGTGGCGCGCCCGTTCGGGGGGAGGGCAGTGCATGCGTGGGGTCGTGGGGGGAGACGTAGGCGGGCTGTTGCCGGCCGCCGTGTTGGTGGGGCTGCTCCTGTGCGTGGGGCGTCGGTGTCTGTGGAGCGGGAGTTCGGGCGGAGGAGCCGGTCGCCTGCGGCGGCGGCAGGTGGAAGCTGCCGGTGTCCGACATGCTGGGCGGCTGCGTGGGGAGGGACGGTTCCGGTTGGGACCCGGTGTCCTGACGGGGGTCGGTCGGTGGTGTGACACCCGTGGACGGCACGGGGGTTGCACCCGACGAGGACATCCGCGAGGACGCCTCCGGCTCAACGGACCACGATTGAGCCCCACTTGCACCGGTTCCCGCGGTATCCGCCTCACCTTTCGCCCCCACCCCTGGTGCGGGCCTGAGAGGGCCGGTGGGCGCGAACCCCGGTGGGAGGGGCCCGAGTTGGTCGAACACCTCGATCAGTTCGTCGTCGGGGCCGGGCTCCGGCAGCAGCTCCATGGCGGAGGCGAGCGCCTTGCGCGCGCCCGTGGCCGTGCGGAACCGCGCTTGCGGGTCCGGCTGCAGCAGCGTGGCCACGACCTGCCACAGCGGCTCTGGGATGCCCTTGGGCGCACTCGGCGTCCCATGCGCCGCGAAGTACTGCACGAGCGCCTTGGCGTCCGGCTTGGCGCCCTCCAGCAGATACAGCGCGACCAGTCCTACGGCGAACAGGTCCGCGGGGAAGTCCGGTTCCGCGCCCAGCATCTGCTCGGGCGCGAGATAACCCGGCGTCCCCACCACGAGGTTGGTCTCCGTCAGCCGAGGCTCTCCCAGCCGCATGGCGATGCCGAAGTCCGACAGCCGCAGTCGCGGCCGGCCCGTGCCGGTGGCCTCCAGGAGCACATTGGCGGGCTTGACGTCACGGTGCACGACGCCTTCCCCGTGCACCGCCGACAGCCCCGACAGGAGCTGGTCGAGCAGGGTGCACACGAAGGACGGCGGCAGGGGGCCGTAGTCCCCGACGAGATGGGCCAGCGAACCGCCAGCGACGAGGTCCATGGTGAACAGGACCTTGTCGTCGTCGGCGGCCCAGCTGGCGGGTGCGAGCACATGGGGGTGATCGATACGAAGGGCCTGTTCGCGGACGAACCGCAGCAGGGAGTGCGCGTCGCGCTGCTGCAGGACCTTGGCTGCCACATAGCGGCGGCGGCGGTGGTCCCAGGCACGCCAGACGGCGCCGACCCCTCCGCGTCCGATCGGGTCGACCAGTTCGTACCGGCCGGCGAAGACCTCACCCATGGCTGTGCGTCGCACCTCCCCCTTCGGCTACCCCCTTGCTTGCCCCTCGACGGGTGTTACGACTCCCCCTCGCGCCGTTCCTCGACGAGTGTGATGAGTGATACGAACCCCAGCGGCTCCCCTCGGCCGTCGTCCCGGCTGCCGAACCCCCTTCGGCGACCGGGCAGCGGGTTCAGCTCTGGTGGGACTGGTAGTGCGTGACGGCGTCGGAGGTGCGTCCGGCGCCGTACACCCGGAGGAACTCCGCCAACTCCGGGTGGCTGGGGGCGAGGCTGTCCGCGGCGTCGATTATGTCGCCCGCGGCGGCGACCGAGCGCAGCAGCGACTGGATCTCGCGGACCACCCGCTTGACCGTGGGCGCTCCCGAACTGCTCGTCGTGGTCGTGGTGTTGCTGAGCACCGATCCCCCCTGCGACTTCTTGATCTCTTCCATGCGCTCCGTGGCCTCGGCCGCGCTCACACTGCCGTCCGCGACCTGCCCCGCCAGGTCCTGCAGCAGCTGCACCCGCTGTACGACGGCCGGGTTGCCGATCTTCGCCCGCTGGCCGCTCATGAGCTGGGACAGCATCGGAGCGGACAGGCCCAGCACCCCCGCAAGGCGGGCCTGATTGAGGCCGAGGTCTTCTATGAGCTTACGGAAGAGCGCCCCCAGCGGCTCCCCATACCAGTTCCGCTGCAGTTCCCGCGCTCTTGCGGTGGCTTCCTGCTGTGCGGCGTCCATTGCGTCTCCCCATCGCTTCCCCAAGTACTGTGGTTCGCTGTAGCGAACCACGCCGAGCATCTTACGGAGAGTGGTCGTTCACGGGGACCCCCAATCTTTTTGCGAGATCCCGGGGGTGACCCGGTACTCTGGTCTGCGGCGCCCACCGGAACGCGGTTTATCCGGGGGATGCTCCGCTTTCGGGGCCTTAGCTCAGTTGGTAGAGCGCTGTCTTTGCATGGCAGATGTCAGGGGTTCGACTCCCCTAGGCTCCACGTGGGATAGCCCCTCTGACCTGTGGAAATGCGGGTCGGAGGGGCTATTTTCGTGCTGACATGTCAGCACGGCAGTGCTGACAGGAGCTTCTAGAGCCCCGATTTATCGGGGTTTGCAGGCGGCCTGTCTCCCCTGGAGTTCCCCTGGGCGCGCGGGGCGTGAGGGGCGTCTGGAGAGAGCTCTCGGTGCTCCGCCGGGACTGGGTGTGGGCGCTGCGTGATCGGGCGGCGAAGTGACATTGGCCAGTGGTGGCGTAGCCGCGAGCGCACCACGCGGCCGGACCTGAACCGCTGTGACGGGGATCATCGATGCGTTGGATGGCCCGCAGGGGTTCGTACGGACCGGCGGCAGTCGCGGCGGAGC
It encodes:
- a CDS encoding DLW-39 family protein, whose protein sequence is MKKLLLVALAAIGGLLVYRQIQADRAEQDLWTEATDSVPTGS
- a CDS encoding serine/threonine protein kinase, with translation MGEVFAGRYELVDPIGRGGVGAVWRAWDHRRRRYVAAKVLQQRDAHSLLRFVREQALRIDHPHVLAPASWAADDDKVLFTMDLVAGGSLAHLVGDYGPLPPSFVCTLLDQLLSGLSAVHGEGVVHRDVKPANVLLEATGTGRPRLRLSDFGIAMRLGEPRLTETNLVVGTPGYLAPEQMLGAEPDFPADLFAVGLVALYLLEGAKPDAKALVQYFAAHGTPSAPKGIPEPLWQVVATLLQPDPQARFRTATGARKALASAMELLPEPGPDDELIEVFDQLGPLPPGFAPTGPLRPAPGVGAKGEADTAGTGASGAQSWSVEPEASSRMSSSGATPVPSTGVTPPTDPRQDTGSQPEPSLPTQPPSMSDTGSFHLPPPQATGSSARTPAPQTPTPHAQEQPHQHGGRQQPAYVSPHDPTHALPSPRTGAPLHPGQALPPPPHQRADTSTATYTAQAPQVPPSAQGIPQETTRRNHRARPARRPGPPAKVAIPLLLLALACYAVGFWALTRV
- a CDS encoding helix-turn-helix domain-containing protein; its protein translation is MDAAQQEATARARELQRNWYGEPLGALFRKLIEDLGLNQARLAGVLGLSAPMLSQLMSGQRAKIGNPAVVQRVQLLQDLAGQVADGSVSAAEATERMEEIKKSQGGSVLSNTTTTTSSSGAPTVKRVVREIQSLLRSVAAAGDIIDAADSLAPSHPELAEFLRVYGAGRTSDAVTHYQSHQS